In one window of Bacillota bacterium DNA:
- a CDS encoding DUF896 domain-containing protein yields MLSPEKLSRLNALAQKQRADNLTTEEREEQRQLREEYLVNFRGRFTAELENLGLTKIEQPTCPCCAGKHQH; encoded by the coding sequence ATGTTATCACCAGAGAAACTTAGCCGTCTTAACGCTCTCGCACAGAAGCAGCGTGCCGACAACTTAACTACTGAGGAACGGGAAGAACAGCGTCAGTTGCGTGAAGAATACCTAGTAAATTTTCGCGGTAGATTTACCGCCGAGCTCGAAAACCTCGGCCTAACCAAAATAGAGCAGCCTACTTGCCCTTGTTGTGCGGGCAAACACCAACACTAA